ATAGTTAGTTTTCTTTGCTGTTGATTTTCTAGAGATTAATCCTCTAGCTGTATGCGATTTTTTAACATTGCAAGGTAATTTTGGGTGGTTTCTTTTGCTACCACGTCGATGTCTATACGGTGAAGGTCTGCAATTTTTTCGGCAACTTGTGGCAGATGCCAAGGCTCGGTCCTTCGTATCGGGTTTTTTTTGAAGAGCTGAGGATAAGAATCGGTTTCAATAACAATTTCGGATAATGGCAACTGTTCGACAGTTTTTTGTAAATCTAGATCTCTAAGCAATGGCTTGGCTAAAGATAATTTGAAGCCCATTTTTATTATTTTCTCTGCTAAATACAAATTACCTTGAAAGTAATGCCAAGCGCCTCCAATCTCATCGACTTTTTCTTCAATTAAGATTTTCAATGAATCTTCGTCGGCTTCTCGCGAATGTATGACTAATGGAAGCCCAAATTCTTTAGCCATTCGAATTTGTTTTCGGAATGCATCCTTTTGGAGATCATGAGGTGGGGAACCAGGCATATAGTCTAGCCCAGTTTCGCTCCATTCTAGTATCTTGGGATGACTTGCCAATTGCTTCAATTCTGCTATTTCTTTTTCAGAAATCCAGTCGATGAGATCAGCTGGGTGTAGGCCAATACCCCCTCGGATAATAGGGTAATTTTCTGCCAATTGAATCACTCTTCTGCATGATTCCATTGTTGTTCCTGCCGAAATAATCAATCCTACGTTGACTTCCGTTGCACGTTCGATAATTTGATCAATTACCTGAGATTCAAATTGATCGATGTGCGAATGACCATCTATTAAGGGATATTTAACATGAGGGGTTTCAGTAAGTGCCTGTTCCATATTCAAATTTTACCCAAAAATATGTAATTATTGGAGTATGACGATTGTACGTTTAAAAATAATTACTGGGTTTATAGTGCAAAATAGATGGGTTCAAGCATTAATAGGCCTATGTATTAGTTCTTTTCTTACATTTTTTGCAATTGAAAATATTGCTTGGGTTGAAATTAATGAAGGGCTGAGAAATTTACCCATTCCCATTTTGCTTATTGCATCGGGACCTATGGCTTTGAATATCATTTTGCGTGGAGCGCGATGGTATCTCCTATTACCAAACGAGCGAATAAAATTTTCCAGCTTACTTTTAGTCCAAAATACAGGTATCGGAGTAAACAATATTTCCCCAATCAGGATGATTAGTGAGCCAATACAACTCGCCTTGATTACGCGAAGGTATGAAATCAGATTTGCTAAAGCATTCACAGGATTAATTGGAGGTAATTTTTTGGATGTTTTAGCCAGTGGAAGTCTTATCATTCTAGGATTATTGTTTGTACCTGCTTTACGTGATCAAGCAGTAAGTATCCCTATATTGGGGGCTTTCATTCTTTTTGGGGTGAGTACGATAGTGTTTATTGGAGTTGCCAGAGGGATTCATAAATTACATTTTTTGAGTCGGTTTCAATACTTTCATCAGGTAATAGATTCTGTACAGTTGCTTAGAGAGAGACCGCGTAACTTGGTACTATCTTTTGCTGCAACTCTTGGGCATTGGATAGCCCTCGGATTAACCGGCTGGATTTTGACATTTTCTCTTGGAATTGATATCTCGTTAATTGCCATTACAGTTATTTTGGTGGCTGCAACTTTTTTCACCTCTGCTGTACCTTCCGCTCCAGCAGGAACGGGGACTTACCACTTTGCTGTTGTTACGATGTTTGTGACA
The nucleotide sequence above comes from Dehalococcoidia bacterium. Encoded proteins:
- a CDS encoding flippase-like domain-containing protein — translated: MTIVRLKIITGFIVQNRWVQALIGLCISSFLTFFAIENIAWVEINEGLRNLPIPILLIASGPMALNIILRGARWYLLLPNERIKFSSLLLVQNTGIGVNNISPIRMISEPIQLALITRRYEIRFAKAFTGLIGGNFLDVLASGSLIILGLLFVPALRDQAVSIPILGAFILFGVSTIVFIGVARGIHKLHFLSRFQYFHQVIDSVQLLRERPRNLVLSFAATLGHWIALGLTGWILTFSLGIDISLIAITVILVAATFFTSAVPSAPAGTGTYHFAVVTMFVTMGIDPSIAFSFAIVMHLMSVLPSSAIALIMVWKWGVHTIFEAK
- a CDS encoding TatD family hydrolase, with amino-acid sequence MEQALTETPHVKYPLIDGHSHIDQFESQVIDQIIERATEVNVGLIISAGTTMESCRRVIQLAENYPIIRGGIGLHPADLIDWISEKEIAELKQLASHPKILEWSETGLDYMPGSPPHDLQKDAFRKQIRMAKEFGLPLVIHSREADEDSLKILIEEKVDEIGGAWHYFQGNLYLAEKIIKMGFKLSLAKPLLRDLDLQKTVEQLPLSEIVIETDSYPQLFKKNPIRRTEPWHLPQVAEKIADLHRIDIDVVAKETTQNYLAMLKNRIQLED